In Rattus norvegicus strain BN/NHsdMcwi chromosome 1, GRCr8, whole genome shotgun sequence, a genomic segment contains:
- the Or5b123 gene encoding olfactory receptor Olr367 yields the protein MQNISELTEFILLGLTDAQFLQVPLFIIFTLIYLTTLVGNLGMILLILLDSRLHTPMYFFLSNLSLVDCVYASAVTPKVIEGFLTEDKIISYNACAAQMFFFAAFATIESFLLASMAYDRHAAVCKPLHYSTTMTTMICSVLLAGSYVSGLLQSSIHVAFTFHLSFCHSNVVNHFFCDIPPLLALSCSSIYTNEIILFMLAAFNVGFTLFIILTSYLLIFVTILRMNSAESRKKAISTCASHLTTVFIFYGTIIFMYLQPSSSHSMDTDKMASVFYTMVIPMLNPLVYSLRNKEVKNAFKKIAGKALSSLG from the coding sequence ATGCAGAACATTTCAGAACTGACTGAATTTATTCTTCTTGGGTTAACAGATGCTCAATTTCTGCAAGTTCCTTTATTTATTATCTTCACTCTCATTTATTTGACAACATTAGTAGGGAATCTTggtatgattttgttgattctcttgGACTCCAGACTACACActcccatgtactttttcctcaGTAATCTCTCCCTTGTAGACTGTGTTTATGCCTCAGCTGTCACTCCCAAAGTAATAGAAGGGTTTCTCACAGAAGATAAGATCATATCCTACAATGCATGTGCTGCCCAGATGTTCTTCTTTGCAGCCTTTGCCACTATTGAGAGTTTTCTCCTCGCCTCAATGGCATATGACCGTCATGCAGCAGTGTGCAAACCCTTGCATTATTCCACCACCATGACAACTATGATATGTTCCGTGCTTCTTGCTGGATCATATGTCAGTGGACTCTTACAATCTTCCATCCATGTTGCTTTCACTTTCCATCTTTCCTTCTGTCATTCCAATGTGGTAAATCACTTTTTCTGTGATATTCCCCCACTATTAGCTCTTTCTTGCTCCAGTATTTACACAAATGAAATAATACTGTTCATGTTGGCAGCATTCAATGTTGGCTTTACTCTATTCATTATCTTGACTTCTTACTTACTCATTTTTGTTACAATTCTGAGAATGAACTCCGCTGAGAGTCGGAAGAAGGCCATTTCCACCTGTGCATCCCACCTTACCACAGTTTTCATATTCTATGGGACAATTATCTTCATGTACTTACAACCCAGCTCCAGTCACTCCATGGACACTGACAAAATGGCATCTGTGTTCTACACTATGGTCATCCCAATGCTGAACCCACTTGTATACAGTCTGAgaaataaagaagtcaaaaatgCGTTCAAGAAGATTGCTGGAAAAGCTTTGTCTTCACTGGGATAA